ATCGGCGGCGGTGGTGTCAACGCCGTCAACCGGATGATCGAGGTCGGCCTCAAGGGCGTCGAGTTCATCGCGATCAACACCGACGCCCAGGCGCTGCTGATGAGCGACGCCGACGTGAAGCTCGACATCGGCCGCGAGCTCACCCGCGGTCTCGGCGCCGGCGCGAACCCCGAGGTGGGTGCCCGGGCGGCCGAGGACCACGCCGACGAGATCGAAGAGGTCATCAAGGGCGCCGACATGGTCTTCGTGACCGCCGGCGAGGGTGGCGGCACCGGCACCGGCGGCGCTCCCGTCGTGGCCCGGATCGCGCGCTCGCTCGGGGCGCTGACCATCGGAGTCGTCACCCGCCCGTTCTCCTTCGAGGGGCGCCGCAGGGCCAACTCCGCCGAGGAGGGCATCGCCGGGCTGCGCGACGAGGTCGACACCCTCATCGTGATCCCCAACGACCGGCTGCTCTCGATCAGCGACCGCAACGTCTCGGTCCTCGACGCCTTCAAGCAGGCCGACCAGGTCCTGCTGCAGGGTGTCTCGGGCATCACCGACCTGATCACGACGCCGGGCCTGATCAACCTCGACTTCGCCGACGTGAAGTCCGTGATGGCCAACGCCGGCTCGGCGCTGATGGGCATCGGCTCGGCCCGCGGCGAGGACCGCTCGGTCGCGGCCGCGGAGATGGCGGTCTCCTCGCCGCTGCTCGAGGCCAGCATCGACGGCGCGCACGGCGTGCTGCTCTCGATCGCCGGTGGCTCCGACCTCGGTCTCTTCGAGATCAACGAGGCCGCGGCGCTGGTCGCCCAGGCCGTGCACGCCGAGGCCAACATCATCTTCGGTGCCACCATCGACGACGCCCTGGGCGACGAGGTCCGGGTCACCGTCATCGCGGCCGGCTTCGACGGCGGCACGCCCAAGCGTCGCGACGAGGGCACCGTGCTTCGCCGCGAGCCGCGCGAGCAGCAGTCGCAGGAGCAGACCCGCGAGGCGGCGCGCACCGTGTCGACCCGTCGTGACGAGCCCGCTCGGGCCGAGGTCGGGGCCCGTCAGGGCTCCGCTTCCTCCGAGCGGCCCGCGCCCACCTTCGCCCCCTCGGTGCCCCAGAACCAGCAGAACCAGCAGAACCAGCAGGACCAGCCGCAGCGGACGCAGCAGACCCAGCAGGCCCCGCGGCCGGCTCCGCGTCAGGTGCACTTCGACGACGACGAGCTCGACGTGCCCGACTTCCTGAAGTAGGCACGAGGCGGCGTTGTACTCCTTCCGCACCACCCACGGCCCCGTCGACCTGGCGTTCACCGACAGGTACGGCGGGGTCAGTGCCGCTCCGTTCGCGGAGCTGAACCTGGCCATCGAGGGTCACGACGACCCCGCCGCGACCCGACGCAACGTGGAGGTGCTGATGGCCGACTTCGCTCCGGGCGACCGGCTCGCCGACCTCCACCAGGTGCACGGGTGCACGGTGGTCGGTGTCGACGACGACGGTCCGCGCCAGCCCGGTACGCCGCGCCCGCGCGCCGACGCGATCGTCACCGCTGAGGCGGGCGTGACGCTCATGGTGCGCGCCGCCGACTGCGTGCCGGTCCTGCTCGCCGACCCCGAGGCCGGCGTCCTGGGCGCCGCGCACGCCGGCCGACCGGGTCTGGCGGTCGGCGTCGTCACCGCGACCGTGGCCCGGATGCGCCGCCTCGGTGCCCACGACGTCACGGCCTGGATCGGCCCGCACGTGTGCGGGGGGTGCTACGAGGTGCCGGAGGCGCTGCAGGAGGAGGTCGCGGCCATCGAGCCCTCGAGCCGGGCGACGACCACGTGGGGCACCCCCGCCCTCGACATCGGTGCCGGCGTCCGGGCCCAGCTGGAGCGCGCCGGGGTCACCGTGCTCGACGGCGCGACCCGGTGCACCCGGGAGTCCCCGGACCTGTACAGCTTCCGCCGCGACGGCGTACGCGCCGGCCGGCTGGCCGGGGTCGTGCGGAGGTCGCCATGACCCGCCGTGAGGAGCTCGAGGCCAACCTGACCCGGGTGCGCGCGCGCATCGAGGCTGCCCGCGCCGCGGCGGGCCGTCAGGACCAGGTCGACCTCGTGGTCGTGACGAAGTTCTTCCCCGCCGCCGACGTGCGGCTCCTGGCCGAGCTGGGCGTGCGACGGGTGGGGGAGAACCGGCACCAGGAGGCGGAGGCGAAGGCCGCCGAGTGTGCCGACCTCGACCTCGTGTGGCACTACATCGGCGGGCTGCAGAGCAACAAGGCCGCCGCCGTCGCCGGCTACGCCGGGGTCGTGGAGTCCCTGGACCGCCTCAAGCTGGTGCGCGGGCTCGACCGCGGCGCCGCCGAGCGGGGGACCCCGCTCGAGGTGCTGGTCCAGGTCAGCCTCGACCCGCCCGGCGCCGGGCACCGCGCCGGCGCCGAGCCCGACGACGTACCCGCGCTGGCCGAGGCCGTCGAGGCCAGTGAGCACCTGCGCCTGCGCGGCCTGATGGCTGTCGCCCCGCTGGGCGAGGACCCGGCGGCGGCCTTCGCCCGGCTCGCCGAGGTGCGCGCGCGACTGGTCCAGGACCACCCCCATGCAGACCGGCTCTCAGCCGGGATGAGCGGCGACCTCGACGAGGCCGTCGCCGCCGGCGCGACACACGTGCGCGTCGGCTCCGCAATCCTCGGTTCGAGGCCTGCAGTCCGATAAGTTCAATCCACCAGGCGTCCGTCACCGGACGCTCGAGATCCGGAGGGCACCACCATGAGCGGCGCGATGCGCAGGATCGGCGAGTACCTCGGCCTCGTCGAGGACACCGGCCGGTACGACGGCGAGCACGGCGAGTACGACCCGAGCGACGACCACACCTCCGAGACCCGTCCCGTGGCCGCCGCCGGCCCTTCCCGACACGAGCGGGCGCGCGAGGTGCGCCCCGCCCCCGTGGCTGACCTCGCCGAGCGCCGTCGTCCGGCGCCCGGCCCGACCGGAGTGGTGGCTGAGCTGTCCCGCATCACGACCCTGCACCCCAGCACCTACAACGAGGCCCGCACCGTGGGGGAGAACTTCCGCGAGGGCGTGCCGGTCATCATGAACCTGTCCGAGATGAACGACGCGGACGCCAAGCGCCTCGTCGACTTCGCAGCCGGGCTGGTGTTTGCGACGCGTGGCACCATCGAGCGCGTCACCAACAAGGTCTTCCTTCTCTCGCCCGCGAACGTCACCGTGGCGGCCGAGGACAAGGAGCGCATCGCTGAGGGTGGCTTCTTCAACCAGAGCTGATGCTCGAACGGCCCGACCTGGGGTCGTGCCGAGCCCAGGTCGCTGACAGGAGACAAGACCGACGTGCAGGTCGCCGGTTCGATCATCTACATCATCCTGACGATCTTCTGGATCTTCTTGTGGGTCCGGTTCGTCGTCGACTGGGTGATGGTCTTCGCACGCTCCTGGTCCCCGCGCGGGCCGGTGTTGGTGCTGCTGGAGGCCGTCTACTCGGTCACCGACCCACCCATCAAGGCGCTGCGACGCGTCGTACCGCCGCTGCGGCTGGGCAGCATCGCCCTGGACCTCAGCTTCCTGATCGTCTTCATCAGCGTCTGGATCCTGCGCACCGTGGTGCTCCAGACGATGATGTGACCAGGCGGGGTGGAGCCCGGGACGAACCCGGTGGTCACACCTGCCACAACGTTGACGCTATTGTTCGATCCGACAGGTCGAGGGCGCAGTCGGTCCTCGGGACAACCACGACTATGAATGGGTGAGGTCATGCCGTTGACACCCGAGGACGTGAGCAACAAGCGCTTCACTCCGGTCCGACTCCGTGAGGGGTACGACATGGGGGAGGTCGACCAGTTCCTGGACGAGGTCGAGGCCGAGCTTGCTCGTCTGACCAAGGAGAACCAGGACCTGCGTGCTCAGATCGCGTCGGCCCAGACCGGTGGCGACACCGGACAGCAGGCCGCTGTGCCGGCTGCTCCGGCCCCGGCGCCGGAGAAGGCCCCCGAGCGCGCTCCGGAGCCGGTTGCTGCTCCCGAGCCCACCCCGGTGCCCGTGGCTGCTGCCGCTCCGGCAGAGACGATCCGCGTCGAGACGGTCCCGCAGGCGTCCAACGCTGCGGCGCGTCTCCTCGAGATCGCCACGCGCAACGCCGACGAGCTCGTCGACGAGGCCAAGAACGACGCCGACAAGATCATCGGCGAGGCCCGCACCAAGGCCGAGCGGCTCGAGACCGAGTCGAAGTCGAAGGCGGACCGCCTCGAGGCCGACGCCCGCACCCGGGCCCAGATGCTCGACTCCGAGACCGCCGAGCGTCGCCAGCAGATGTTCGGTGACCTCGAGCGCGAGCGCGACAAGCTCAGCAGCGAGGTCGAGAACCTGCGCTCGTTCGAGCGCGAGTACCGCTCGCGCCTCAAGAGCTACTTCACCCAGCAGCTCGAGGCGCTCGCCGGCTCCGCCGATGCCACGGACGCGGAGGAGACCCCGCAGCCCAAGCGACTGCGTTCGATCCTCGGCGAGGACGAGGGCTGAGCACAGCTCACCCCAGCACGGCTCTGTGACGCGGCCGGTCCCTTCGGGGGCCGGCCGCGTCGCGCGTCATACCCGGTGTGGCGGTTTTGAGGGGACGGGGTCACCGGCTACTCTCCGTGCCACCGCTGCGGTCTGAGACGAGGATCACGGCCAGGGGTCGGCGCTCGTCTCGGGGCGTCGGAGAGAGGCGGGCTCGATGGCTCGTGGAACACGTACGTTGACAGGTCAGGCGGTCTCCGCCGCGCGCCGCGTGATCGGTCGCGGGGCACGGCCGGACGACGCCCCGGCGGAGGAGCCGGCCCCCGCCACGAAGCCGGCCCCCGCCAAGAAGGCGGCACCGGCCAAGAAGGCGGCACCGGCCAAGAAGGCGGCTGCCAAGAAGCCCGTCGCGGCCAAGAAGCCCGCCGCGGCCAAGAAGACCCCTGCCAAGAAGGCCAGCCCGGCCAAGAAGGCCGCCCCGGCCAAGAAGACCCCTGCCAAGAGCGCCCCCGCCTCGAAGGCCCCGGAGAGGAAGGCAGCGCCCGTGACCACCACCCCCGCCAAGAAGGCGACCCCGAAGGCCAAGACCGTGAAGCCCAGCGCCGGCTCGCTGGTCGTCAAGGACGACGAGCAGGACTGGACCCCGGCCGAGCTCGACGAGCTGCTCGGCGAGCTCAACCAGCAGCGCGAGCACAGTGCGGGCGTGGTGCAGGACATGGAGGCGCAGCTCGACGGCCTCATGCGCGACTCCGGCGACGGCGCCGGGCAGGACCAGGCCGACGTCGGCGCCACCAGCTTCGAGCGCGACCAGGAGATGAGCGTGCTCAACATCGAGCGCGACAAGGTGGCCCAGATCGACCGAGCGCTCGAGCGCATCGCGGACGGCACCTACGGGGAGTGCGAGTCGTGCGGGCAGCCGATCGGCAAGTTGCGGTTGATGGCCTTCCCCCGTGCGACACTGTGCATGACATGCAAGCAGCGCGAGGAGCGGCGGTAGACCCGGCCGCGACACCTGACGACCGGCCCTCCCGCCGTCGCACCTGGTCCCTCTTCACCCTGGTCGCGCTGGTCGTCTACGCGATCGACCTGGGCACGAAGGTGCTCGCCGTCGACCGCCTCTCGGGCGAGCCCGACGTCCCGCTCGTCGGTGACCTGCTGGTGCTGCGCCTGGTGAAGAACCCAGGCGCGGCCTTCAGCACCGGCACGGAGTACACCGTCGTGCTCAGCGTGCTCTCCATCGTCGCGGCCTGCGTCGTGGTGGTGCTCAGCCTTCGACTGCGCAGCCGCCTGTGGGCCCTCGGGCTGGGGCTGCTGATGGCCGGCGTGCTGGGCAACCTCACCGACCGCATCTTCCGGGCGCCGGGCCCCATGCGCGGTCATGTCATCGACTTCCTGATGCTGCCCAACTGGCCGGTCTTCAACGTCGCCGACATGGCGATCAACGGTGCTGCTGCGCTCATCCTGGTCCAGGCCTTCCGCGGGATCCGTCTCGACGGCACCCGCGAGGGCGAGCACGAACACAAGACGAAGAAGAACACGAAGGAGCACGAGTGAGCGAGGTCGTCGACCAGCGCGCCCTGAGCGTCCCGGACGGCATGGCGGGGGAGCGCGTCGATGCCGCGATGGCGCGACTGTTCGGTCTCTCCCGGACCCGCGCTGCCGACCTCGTCTCCCAGGGGTACGTGCTCCTGGACGGAACCGCGCCGGGCAAGAGCGACCGGGTGTTCCCCGGCTCGCTGATCGAGGTGAGCATCCCCAGCACCGTCGACCCGCTGGCGGTGCGACCGGAGATCGTCGAGGGCATCAAGATCATCCACGACGACGACTCCATCGTCGTGATCGACAAGCCGGTCGGCGTGGCCGTGCACCCCTCACCGGGGTGGCACGGTCCGACCGTGGTCGGCCACCTCGCGGGCGCCGGCTTCCGGATCGCCACCGGGGGAGCCTCCGAGCGCCAGGGCATCGTCCAGCGCCTCGACGTCGGCACCTCGGGCGTGATGGTGATCTGCAAGTCCGAGCACGCCTACTCGCTGCTGAAGAACGCCTTCCGCAACCGCACGGTCGACAAGACCTACCACGCGGTCGTCCAGGGCCACCCGGACCCGCTGGAGGGCACCATCGACGCCCCGATCGGTCGCCACCCCAAGGCCGACTACAAGTTCGCGGTGATGGCCGACGGGCGAGCCTCGGTCACCCACTACGAGACGCTCGAGGCGCACCGCTTCGCCAGCCTGCTCGAGGTCCACCTCGAGACCGGGCGCACCCACCAGATCCGCGTCCACATGAGTGCCCTGAAGCACCCGTGCGTCGGCGACCTGACCTACGGCGCCGACCCGGTGCTGGCCAAGCGGTTCGGCGTCGAGCGGCAGTGGCTGCACGCCATGCGCCTCGGCTTCGAGCACCCCGACACCGGCAAGCAGGTGGAGTACGAGTCGTCGTACCCCGACGACCTGGCCGCGTCGCTCGAGACGATCCGCGATGCCGACTGAGGCCACCAGCGACCTGCTCCTGCGCCCGGCCGATCGGGACGACCTCGCGGCCGTGGCCGACCTGCACCTGCAGGTCCGCACGGCAGCGGTCCCGGCGATGCCGCCGGTGGTCTACGACGCCGCGTTCGTCCGGGAGTACGTCGAGTCCTGGGACCTGAGCACCCACGAGCTGTGGCTGGGCGAGCGTGACGGGAGCCTGCTGGGCTACGCGATGGTCCACGACGACTGGTTGCACTCGCTGTACGTCGCTCCCGCGGAGCAGGGCAGCGGCATCGGATCGGCGCTGCTCGACCTGGCCAAGGGCCTGCGCCCCGGTGGCTTCTGCCTGTGGGTCTTCGAGTCCAACGAGCCGGCGCGTGCCTTCTACCGCCACCACGGCCTCGTCGACCTCGAGACCACCGACGGCTCGGGCAATCCCGAGCGGGCTCCCGAAGTCCGGATGGCCTGGCCGGGCGAGGATCCGCTGGCCTTCCTGCGTGGCCTGGTCGACGACGTCGACGCCCAGCTCGGCGACCTCCTGGCGCGCCGGGTGGCGCTGACCCGGGCCATCCAGCCGTACCGCACCACCTCCGGTCGCGACCGGGGCCGCGAGGCCGAGATCGCGCGCGAGATGGCGCGCCGGGCCCCGGTGCTGGGCCCCGAGCGGCTGGCCCGGATCGTCGACGTGATCGTCACCGAGAGCCTCGACGCCGGGCGGGGCTGAGTGTCGGTGCGCCCTGCCATCGTGGCGGAGTCGGTCGCGTAGGCTGACGTTCTTCCCCAGGATCGACGCCCGGCCCCGGTGCCCGCACCGGACGTGGTCGATGCTGCCTGCCCGCAACGATCCCGAAGGGATGCGCTCGACTCGATGGCGAACTCCTCGTCGGACTCCTTCGTGCACCTGCACGTGCACACCGAGTACTCCATGCTCGACGGGGCCGCCCGTCTCGGCGCCCTGACCGAACGCGCCGCCGAGCTCGGGATGCCTGCGGTGGCAATGACCGACCACGGCAACGTGTTCGGCGCCTACGAGTTCTACTCCAAGGCCAAGGCCGCGGGGGTGAAGCCGATCATCGGCATCGAGGCCTACTTCGCGCCCAACATCTCCCGCTTCGAGCGCAAGGGCGTCAACTTCTACGACGGCGGCCCCGACGACGTCTCCAACCGCGGCGCCTACACCCACATGACCCTGCTCTCGGAGTCCACCGAGGGCATGCACAACCTCTTCCGGCTCTCGAGCGGCGCCTGGCGCGAGGGCTTCTTCAAGCATCCTCGGATGGACCGCGAGCTGCTCTCGCAGCACGGCAAGGGGATCATCGGGACCACCGGCTGCCCGTCCGGGGAGATCCAGGTCCACCTGCGCTACGGCAACTACGCCGCGGCCCGCCAGACCGCCGCGGACTTCCAGGACATCCTGGGCAAGGAGAACTACTTCCTCGAGCTGATGGACCACGGGCTCGACATCGAGAACCGGGTGCGCGGCGGGCTCCTCGAGCTCGGCCGCGACCTGAAGATCCCGCTCCTGGCCACCAACGACTCGCACTACGTGATGCGCGAAGACGCCAAGAGCCAGGAGCACCTGCTGTGCATCAACTCCGGCTCCACGATGGACATCCCGGCCGGCGACGGACCCGGTCAGCGCTTCGCGTTCTCCGGTGACGGCTACTACCTGAAGTCCGCGGAGGAGATGCGGGCGCTGTGGGCGGACAAGTACCAGCTGCGCGAGGCCTGCGACAACACGCTGCTCATCGCCGAGCGCTGCGAGGTGGAGTTCTCCGAGGGCGTCGGCAAGTACATGCCGCAGTTCCCGTGCCCTCCGGGGGAGAACGAGGACTCCTGGTTGATCAAGGAGGTCGAGCGCGGCCTGCAGGTGCGCTACCCCCAGGGGATCCCCGACGCGGTGCGCAAGCAGGCCGACTTCGAGATCGGCGTCATCACCCAGATGGGCTTCCCCGGCTACTTCCTGGTGGTCGCCGACTTCATCA
This Nocardioides dokdonensis FR1436 DNA region includes the following protein-coding sequences:
- a CDS encoding RluA family pseudouridine synthase; protein product: MAGERVDAAMARLFGLSRTRAADLVSQGYVLLDGTAPGKSDRVFPGSLIEVSIPSTVDPLAVRPEIVEGIKIIHDDDSIVVIDKPVGVAVHPSPGWHGPTVVGHLAGAGFRIATGGASERQGIVQRLDVGTSGVMVICKSEHAYSLLKNAFRNRTVDKTYHAVVQGHPDPLEGTIDAPIGRHPKADYKFAVMADGRASVTHYETLEAHRFASLLEVHLETGRTHQIRVHMSALKHPCVGDLTYGADPVLAKRFGVERQWLHAMRLGFEHPDTGKQVEYESSYPDDLAASLETIRDAD
- a CDS encoding DivIVA domain-containing protein, whose amino-acid sequence is MPLTPEDVSNKRFTPVRLREGYDMGEVDQFLDEVEAELARLTKENQDLRAQIASAQTGGDTGQQAAVPAAPAPAPEKAPERAPEPVAAPEPTPVPVAAAAPAETIRVETVPQASNAAARLLEIATRNADELVDEAKNDADKIIGEARTKAERLETESKSKADRLEADARTRAQMLDSETAERRQQMFGDLERERDKLSSEVENLRSFEREYRSRLKSYFTQQLEALAGSADATDAEETPQPKRLRSILGEDEG
- the lspA gene encoding signal peptidase II, producing the protein MQAARGAAVDPAATPDDRPSRRRTWSLFTLVALVVYAIDLGTKVLAVDRLSGEPDVPLVGDLLVLRLVKNPGAAFSTGTEYTVVLSVLSIVAACVVVVLSLRLRSRLWALGLGLLMAGVLGNLTDRIFRAPGPMRGHVIDFLMLPNWPVFNVADMAINGAAALILVQAFRGIRLDGTREGEHEHKTKKNTKEHE
- a CDS encoding cell division protein SepF yields the protein MSGAMRRIGEYLGLVEDTGRYDGEHGEYDPSDDHTSETRPVAAAGPSRHERAREVRPAPVADLAERRRPAPGPTGVVAELSRITTLHPSTYNEARTVGENFREGVPVIMNLSEMNDADAKRLVDFAAGLVFATRGTIERVTNKVFLLSPANVTVAAEDKERIAEGGFFNQS
- the ftsZ gene encoding cell division protein FtsZ, with amino-acid sequence MAAAQNYLAIIKVVGIGGGGVNAVNRMIEVGLKGVEFIAINTDAQALLMSDADVKLDIGRELTRGLGAGANPEVGARAAEDHADEIEEVIKGADMVFVTAGEGGGTGTGGAPVVARIARSLGALTIGVVTRPFSFEGRRRANSAEEGIAGLRDEVDTLIVIPNDRLLSISDRNVSVLDAFKQADQVLLQGVSGITDLITTPGLINLDFADVKSVMANAGSALMGIGSARGEDRSVAAAEMAVSSPLLEASIDGAHGVLLSIAGGSDLGLFEINEAAALVAQAVHAEANIIFGATIDDALGDEVRVTVIAAGFDGGTPKRRDEGTVLRREPREQQSQEQTREAARTVSTRRDEPARAEVGARQGSASSERPAPTFAPSVPQNQQNQQNQQDQPQRTQQTQQAPRPAPRQVHFDDDELDVPDFLK
- a CDS encoding YggT family protein — its product is MQVAGSIIYIILTIFWIFLWVRFVVDWVMVFARSWSPRGPVLVLLEAVYSVTDPPIKALRRVVPPLRLGSIALDLSFLIVFISVWILRTVVLQTMM
- the pgeF gene encoding peptidoglycan editing factor PgeF translates to MYSFRTTHGPVDLAFTDRYGGVSAAPFAELNLAIEGHDDPAATRRNVEVLMADFAPGDRLADLHQVHGCTVVGVDDDGPRQPGTPRPRADAIVTAEAGVTLMVRAADCVPVLLADPEAGVLGAAHAGRPGLAVGVVTATVARMRRLGAHDVTAWIGPHVCGGCYEVPEALQEEVAAIEPSSRATTTWGTPALDIGAGVRAQLERAGVTVLDGATRCTRESPDLYSFRRDGVRAGRLAGVVRRSP
- a CDS encoding YggS family pyridoxal phosphate-dependent enzyme, which gives rise to MTRREELEANLTRVRARIEAARAAAGRQDQVDLVVVTKFFPAADVRLLAELGVRRVGENRHQEAEAKAAECADLDLVWHYIGGLQSNKAAAVAGYAGVVESLDRLKLVRGLDRGAAERGTPLEVLVQVSLDPPGAGHRAGAEPDDVPALAEAVEASEHLRLRGLMAVAPLGEDPAAAFARLAEVRARLVQDHPHADRLSAGMSGDLDEAVAAGATHVRVGSAILGSRPAVR
- a CDS encoding GNAT family N-acetyltransferase; its protein translation is MPTEATSDLLLRPADRDDLAAVADLHLQVRTAAVPAMPPVVYDAAFVREYVESWDLSTHELWLGERDGSLLGYAMVHDDWLHSLYVAPAEQGSGIGSALLDLAKGLRPGGFCLWVFESNEPARAFYRHHGLVDLETTDGSGNPERAPEVRMAWPGEDPLAFLRGLVDDVDAQLGDLLARRVALTRAIQPYRTTSGRDRGREAEIAREMARRAPVLGPERLARIVDVIVTESLDAGRG
- a CDS encoding TraR/DksA family transcriptional regulator, whose product is MARGTRTLTGQAVSAARRVIGRGARPDDAPAEEPAPATKPAPAKKAAPAKKAAPAKKAAAKKPVAAKKPAAAKKTPAKKASPAKKAAPAKKTPAKSAPASKAPERKAAPVTTTPAKKATPKAKTVKPSAGSLVVKDDEQDWTPAELDELLGELNQQREHSAGVVQDMEAQLDGLMRDSGDGAGQDQADVGATSFERDQEMSVLNIERDKVAQIDRALERIADGTYGECESCGQPIGKLRLMAFPRATLCMTCKQREERR